The Paenibacillus sp. YPG26 genome includes a window with the following:
- a CDS encoding MarR family transcriptional regulator: MTCIHSKEEQIINLLNALGNKISPKFERCTGISSSRFEILHQLDRIPEINQSMLQKAINIDSAAITRHLKQLEADGLVSRRKNPEDNRVTFVQLTDEGRKHIEGYKVEKLSFIHQIFKDFSEDEIDSLASLLERMQNNYF; this comes from the coding sequence ATGACATGTATTCATTCCAAAGAAGAACAGATCATTAATCTGCTGAACGCACTTGGCAACAAAATCAGTCCCAAATTCGAACGCTGTACGGGAATCAGCTCCTCCCGCTTCGAGATTCTGCATCAGCTGGATCGGATTCCCGAGATTAACCAGTCTATGCTGCAGAAGGCCATTAATATTGATAGTGCCGCCATTACCCGCCATTTGAAGCAGCTTGAAGCCGATGGCTTGGTGAGCAGACGCAAGAATCCGGAAGATAACCGCGTTACATTTGTACAGCTTACAGATGAAGGCCGGAAGCATATTGAAGGCTACAAGGTTGAGAAGCTGAGCTTCATTCATCAGATATTTAAGGATTTCAGCGAGGATGAAATTGACTCGCTGGCGAGTCTGCTGGAACGCATGCAGAACAATTACTTTTGA